In Desulfoferula mesophila, the genomic window CGTCCTTCTTGAAGGCGGGCTTGAGCGAGGCCAGGCCTTCCAGGGTGGTGTCGCCGCGCACCGCCTGGTCTTGGGTCACGTTCATCACCGAGCCGTCGGCCTGGGGCGCCTCGATGGGCAGGATCTCGCCGTCGAAGAAACCGTCGGTCTGGGCCTGGGCCGCCAGGTGGTGGGAGCGAACCGCCCATTCGTCCATTTCCTGCTTGGTGCAGCCGGACTGGGCAAAGAGCTTTTCCGCGGTGAGGCCCATGTTCATGGCGCTCATCATGTCCCAGTGGCTATAGTCGGGGTTCAGGAAAAGGTTCAGGTTGGGCGCGGCCAGGCCCCGGTCCTTGGTGGTGCCGCCCATGGGCACCCGGGTCATGTGCTCCATGCCGCCCACCATGACCACATCGGCAAAGCCCTGGGCGATCTCCATGAAGCCGATGTGCACTCCGGCCATGGCCGAGCCACACTGCTGGTCCACGAACTTGGCGGCGATGGTTTCTGGCAGGTTGGCCAGGAAGATGGGAGTGCGTCCGCCATAGGTCCACTGCTCGCCCACCCCGGTGGCCGAACCCACGATGAAGTCGTCGATCTCCTCGGGAGCCACGCCGGAGCGCTTGATCAACTCGGGAAGCACCTGGGCCAGCAGCTCGTCGGCCCTGAGAGCGTGGAACCAGTCGCGGCCCGGGTCGTTGGGCCGGCAGCGCGATTGCGCCGTACGCAGGTAGCCGACGATAACCACTTCTTGCATCGTCACTCTCCTTAATCCTGGTAAAAGGTTTGGCCCTGGGCGGCCATTTTTTTGATCAGCTCGGCCGGGGCGAAGCGCTCGCCGTAGGCGGCCTCCAGTTCCTGAAGCTTGGCCAGCACGTTGGCCAGGCCCCACTTGTCGGCGTAGCGCAGGATGCCGCCCCGGTAGGGCGGGAACCCGGTGCCGTAGATCATGGCCAAATCCATGTCCGCCGGCCGGTCGCAGATGCCTTCCTCGATCATCAGGGCCGCCTCGTTGATGCCGGTGGCCAGCATGGCGTCGATGATCTCCTGGCGGCTCATCTCCTTGGGTTGCACCTGGTTGGCGGCCAGGTAGTCGGCCACCACCTGGGCCAGGCGCGGGTTGGGCTTGGGCTCGCGTTCCGAGTAGTCGAAGTAGCCCCGCCCGGTCTTGCGGCCATAGTCGCCCAACTGGTAGATGGCTTCGGTGAGCGGATGCACGTTATAGCGCGAGCCCAGACGCTTGGCGAAGGTCTGGTTCACGTGGTAGTTGATGTCGATGCCGGTCAGGTCGGCCAGGGTGGCCGGGCCCATGGGCATGCCGAAGTCGCGCATGGCTTCTTCGATCTCCACCGGGTTGACCCCGTCGGCCATGAGGAACACCGAGCCGCCCATCAGCCCGCCCAGTTGGCGCGAGACGTAGAAGCCGGGGCCGTCGTTGACCACCACCGGCACCTTCTTGATGGTGCGGCCAAAAGCCACGCTGGTGGCCAGGGTCTGATCAGAGGTCTTGGCGGCG contains:
- a CDS encoding acetyl-CoA C-acetyltransferase, translated to MQEVVIVGYLRTAQSRCRPNDPGRDWFHALRADELLAQVLPELIKRSGVAPEEIDDFIVGSATGVGEQWTYGGRTPIFLANLPETIAAKFVDQQCGSAMAGVHIGFMEIAQGFADVVMVGGMEHMTRVPMGGTTKDRGLAAPNLNLFLNPDYSHWDMMSAMNMGLTAEKLFAQSGCTKQEMDEWAVRSHHLAAQAQTDGFFDGEILPIEAPQADGSVMNVTQDQAVRGDTTLEGLASLKPAFKKDGVITAGVSSPLNAAGTGLLLMSKERALAKGIKPLATIRSIGFAGVDPTIMGQGPVPASLKALKMLGMAPGDIDYWEINEAFAIVALNCIKELGLDPERVNVMGGGLAIGHPLGATGNRLIGTLARILEAKDARWGCANACVGGGQGVATIIEREA